The following proteins are encoded in a genomic region of Magnolia sinica isolate HGM2019 chromosome 1, MsV1, whole genome shotgun sequence:
- the LOC131253481 gene encoding zingipain-2 gives MAFSSLSLLFSAFLLLPIASSYSDLFESWCDEYAKTYSSEEEKLHRFRIFQDNLDFITQHNSLENSTYTLALNAFADLTHQEFKATRLGFSGLPARSAPRTVLSRPLEDVPDTVDWRKKGAVTPVKDQGSCGACWAFSATGAIEGINKIVTGSLISLSEQELVDCDKSYNSGCSGGLMDYAFEWVTENHGIDTEGDYPFQGRDSTCLKEKRKRQIVTIDGYVDVPANDESQLLQAVAGQPVSVGLCGSERAFQLYSKGIFNGPCSTSLDHACLLVGYGSENGVDYWIMKNSWGESWGMSGYIHMLRNSGNSEGVCGIYKLASYPTKTSPNPPPSPSPGPTKCSFLSYCPAGATCCCTWRFLGICLSWGCCGLESAVCCSDKNYCCPQDYPICDINTKYCLKGTTGNATRVKGLERRKSVQKIGAWDSLFEAWGL, from the exons ATGGCGTTTTCCTCTCTTTCGCTCCTGTTTTCAGCATTCCTTCTACTCCCTATCGCCTCATCATACTCCGATCTGTTCGAATCCTGGTGCGATGAGTACGCCAAGACCTACTCCTCCGAAGAGGAGAAGCTCCACAGGTTCCGAATCTTCCAAGACAATCTCGATTTCATCACTCAACACAACAGCTTGGAAAATTCCACTTATACCCTCGCCCTCAACGCCTTCGCCGATCTCACTCACCAGGAGTTCAAGGCCACTCGCCTTGGATTCTCTGGACTGCCTGCCCGATCCGCTCCTCGGACAGTGTTATCACGGCCCCTCGAGGATGTGCCGGATACCGTTGATTGGAGAAAGAAAGGTGCAGTCACGCCCGTGAAAGATCAAGGGAGTTGTG GGGCCTGTTGGGCTTTCTCAGCCACTGGCGCAATCGAAGGCATAAATAAGATTGTCACGGGGTCTCTCATCAGTCTCTCTGAACAAGAACTAGTTGATTGTGACAAATCTTACAATAGCGGCTGTTCGGGTGGACTTATGGACTATGCATTCGAATGGGTCACAGAAAATCATGGGATTGATACCGAAGGGGACTACCCATTTCAAGGTAGGGATAGCACCTGCCTTAAGGAGAAG AGGAAACGGCAAATTGTAACCATTGATGGTTATGTTGATGTACCTGCAAACGATGAGAGTCAGTTACTCCAGGCAGTTGCAGGCCAACCTGTGAGTGTTGGTTTGTGTGGTAGTGAGAGAGCATTCCAGTTGTACTCCAAG GGGATCTTCAATGGCCCGTGTTCGACTTCTCTGGACCATGCTTGTTTGCTCGTAGGTTATGGTTCGGAAAATGGGGTTGATTACTGGATTATGAAGAACTCGTGGGGAGAAAGTTGGGGAATGAGTGGTTATATTCACATGCTCCGTAACAGCGGCAATTCAGAAGGGGTTTGTGGAATATACAAACTAGCTTCTTACCCTACTAAAACCAGTCCAAATCCTCCTCCTTCACCTTCCCCAGGCCCCACCAAATGCAGCTTTCTCTCCTACTGCCCTGCAGGAGCAACCTGCTGTTGTACTTGGAGATTTCTTGGAATATGCTTATCATGGGGCTGCTGTGGACTGGAGTCTGCAGTTTGTTGCTCGGACAAGAATTACTGTTGCCCGCAGGATTATCCAATCTGTGATATCAACACCAAGTATTGCCTGAAg GGTACTACTGGGAATGCCACTAGAGTGAAAGGGCTTGAAAGGAGGAAATCTGTTCAGAAAATAGGAGCCTGGGACTCGTTGTTTGAAGCCTGGGGTTTATAA